One Gemmatimonadota bacterium genomic region harbors:
- the moeB gene encoding molybdopterin-synthase adenylyltransferase MoeB: MPLSAEELRRYSRQIILPELGVEGQERLSRARVLVVGVGGLGGPVAMYLAAAGIGELCVVDPDQVESSNLHRQVLFRTEDVGKDKVQVAAQNLQSLNPNIQVRPVRARLDAANAMELIAPYDLVLDGTDNFATRYLVNDACVLLGKRNVFASVLRFDGQLTVLGDPDGPCYRCLYPEPPPAGVVPSCAEAGVLGVMPGLMGILQATEALKLIAGIGTPLVGRLLLVDARRMAFREMRVVRRASCEACGTRTLRSLVEVDAACAVQAPVAPAGGVGQLAPHELQAWRARGRSIQLVDVREPWEYTAVHLDGAVLVPLGEVVDRVQELDATCPTVVYCHHGARSQAAATWLAGQGFREIWNLEGGIDRWSIEVDPALPRY, encoded by the coding sequence ATGCCGCTGTCCGCCGAGGAGCTCCGCCGATACAGCCGACAGATCATCCTCCCCGAGCTGGGGGTGGAAGGTCAGGAGCGCTTGTCGCGCGCGCGTGTGCTGGTGGTGGGGGTGGGAGGCCTGGGGGGGCCGGTCGCGATGTACCTCGCGGCGGCAGGAATCGGGGAGTTGTGCGTCGTCGATCCGGACCAGGTGGAGTCCAGCAACCTGCATCGGCAGGTGCTGTTCCGGACCGAGGACGTGGGGAAGGACAAAGTGCAGGTCGCCGCGCAGAACCTCCAGAGCCTGAATCCGAACATTCAGGTGCGCCCGGTGCGCGCGCGCCTCGATGCGGCAAACGCCATGGAGCTGATCGCGCCGTATGACCTGGTGCTGGACGGCACCGACAACTTCGCCACGCGGTACCTGGTGAACGACGCTTGCGTGCTTCTGGGCAAGCGCAATGTCTTCGCCAGCGTCCTGCGATTCGATGGGCAGCTCACGGTGCTCGGCGACCCGGACGGTCCGTGTTACCGATGTCTGTATCCGGAGCCTCCCCCGGCGGGGGTCGTTCCGTCGTGCGCCGAAGCGGGGGTCCTGGGGGTGATGCCCGGGCTGATGGGCATCCTGCAAGCCACGGAAGCCCTGAAGCTGATTGCGGGGATCGGGACCCCGCTGGTGGGCCGCTTGCTCCTGGTCGATGCGCGCCGCATGGCATTTCGTGAGATGCGCGTCGTGCGGCGGGCGAGCTGTGAAGCGTGCGGGACGCGCACCCTCCGTTCACTCGTTGAGGTGGATGCGGCGTGCGCGGTGCAGGCCCCGGTTGCTCCGGCCGGCGGCGTCGGCCAACTCGCGCCCCACGAATTGCAAGCGTGGCGTGCGAGGGGGCGGAGTATTCAGCTGGTGGATGTGCGGGAGCCCTGGGAATACACAGCCGTGCACCTCGACGGGGCCGTGCTGGTGCCACTCGGTGAGGTGGTCGACCGCGTGCAGGAGCTCGACGCGACCTGTCCGACCGTGGTGTATTGCCACCACGGTGCGCGGAGCCAGGCGGCGGCCACCTGGCTCGCCGGTCAGGGGTTCCGGGAGATCTGGAATCTTGAAGGTGGGATCGATCGCTGGTCTATCGAGGTAGATCCTGCGCTGCCGAGGTACTGA
- a CDS encoding oxidative damage protection protein — translation MPDIACSRCQQTRAAFERPPFPGAIGQRVLGEICQTCWGDWLKQQTMLINHYGLNVMDPEARTFLTRNMQGFLFKAGGTEEVDTTRKGTINW, via the coding sequence ATGCCCGATATTGCCTGTTCCCGCTGCCAGCAGACCCGCGCCGCGTTCGAGCGCCCGCCGTTTCCTGGCGCCATTGGCCAACGTGTGCTTGGGGAGATCTGCCAGACCTGTTGGGGTGACTGGCTGAAGCAGCAGACCATGCTCATCAACCATTACGGCCTGAACGTGATGGACCCCGAAGCACGCACCTTCCTGACCAGGAACATGCAGGGTTTCCTGTTCAAGGCGGGAGGAACGGAGGAGGTCGATACGACCAGGAAGGGGACGATCAATTGGTGA
- a CDS encoding cold shock domain-containing protein, which produces MARIQGTVKWFNDAKGFGFISREGGPDVFVHFSAIQSNGFKSLAEGDQVEFEIVQGQKGPQAADVTKP; this is translated from the coding sequence ATGGCACGTATCCAAGGCACCGTGAAGTGGTTTAACGACGCAAAGGGTTTCGGCTTTATCTCCCGTGAGGGAGGCCCCGACGTCTTCGTTCACTTCAGCGCAATCCAGTCGAATGGCTTCAAGTCCCTCGCGGAAGGCGACCAGGTCGAGTTCGAGATTGTCCAGGGACAGAAGGGCCCACAGGCCGCTGACGTCACCAAACCCTGA
- a CDS encoding paraslipin, with the protein MLFGPAIIAVIAALLLVKSIKIIGQAEVIVVERLGRFHRVARSGLNILIPFIERPRTLDVRFFESDVGGLKKVTARSTERIDLREQVLNFPSQPVITKDNVTIDIDAVLYYRVADPQKATYAVQNLPYALETLTRTTLRNIVGEMELDSTLGSRDEINRRMREVIEEASLGWGVDVTRVELQAIEPPKDIQQSMELQMRAERERRASVTNAEATKRAAILEAEGVRESQVLRAQGERDAAVLRAQGLAEARLAMAEAEAEAIRRIAASLPEGEASMYLLSQKYLDALPLLAQGKGSTIFLPSEASGVMGALGGLRALLQSSGTESPTPAATRPGAPKALTGGDR; encoded by the coding sequence ATGCTGTTCGGTCCCGCCATCATCGCCGTCATTGCGGCGCTCCTGCTCGTCAAGTCGATCAAGATCATCGGCCAGGCCGAGGTGATCGTCGTCGAACGCCTGGGACGCTTCCACCGGGTCGCGCGTTCCGGGCTGAACATCCTGATCCCGTTCATCGAACGCCCGCGTACGCTCGACGTGCGCTTCTTCGAGTCTGATGTCGGCGGCCTCAAGAAGGTGACCGCGCGGTCGACCGAGCGTATCGACCTGCGCGAGCAGGTGCTCAACTTCCCGAGCCAGCCGGTGATCACGAAGGACAACGTGACCATCGATATTGATGCCGTGCTCTACTATCGCGTCGCCGATCCGCAAAAGGCGACGTACGCGGTCCAGAACCTCCCCTATGCCCTGGAAACGCTGACCCGTACCACCCTGCGCAACATCGTCGGCGAGATGGAGCTGGACAGCACCCTCGGCTCGCGCGACGAGATCAACCGCCGCATGCGCGAGGTCATCGAGGAAGCCTCCCTCGGCTGGGGCGTGGATGTCACTCGTGTTGAGTTGCAGGCCATCGAGCCGCCCAAGGACATCCAGCAGTCCATGGAATTGCAGATGCGCGCAGAACGGGAAAGGCGCGCCTCGGTCACCAACGCGGAAGCCACCAAGCGGGCCGCGATCCTCGAGGCCGAGGGAGTCCGCGAATCCCAGGTGCTCCGTGCCCAGGGCGAGCGTGACGCCGCGGTCCTCCGTGCCCAGGGCCTCGCCGAAGCACGCCTCGCCATGGCAGAAGCCGAGGCCGAGGCCATTCGCCGAATCGCTGCATCGTTGCCTGAAGGCGAAGCGTCGATGTACCTGCTCAGCCAGAAGTACCTCGATGCGCTCCCCCTGCTCGCGCAGGGCAAGGGCTCGACGATCTTCCTCCCCAGCGAGGCCTCCGGGGTCATGGGAGCCCTCGGTGGCCTGCGGGCACTCCTCCAGTCCAGCGGCACCGAAAGCCCAACACCCGCCGCGACCCGGCCCGGTGCCCCGAAAGCCCTCACGGGGGGAGATCGATAG
- a CDS encoding PD40 domain-containing protein, whose protein sequence is MRVLMTFAATTLVAALSCVRATPLPVVAAESAERHLSNLRQLTNGGENAEAYFSKDGKWITFQSTRDGRTCDQQYVMRADGSGLVRVSNGLGKTTCGWFFPGGDRLFFASSHAHDATCPARPDPSAGYVWPLDQFDIYTVKRDGTDLQRLTNYNVYTAEGVLSPDGKTIVFTSLKDGDLEIYTMNADGTNVKRLTFTPGYDGGPWWSPDGTKIVYRAHHPADSAQLAAYRGLLARKMIRPSQVELYVMNADGSDQRQVTALGGANFGPSWTPDGQRIIFSSNHQSPRSGNFDLFLVDANANKAGPSQVEQVTFTPVFDGFPMFSPDGTRLLWASNRHNDKPNETNLFLADWK, encoded by the coding sequence ATGAGAGTCCTGATGACGTTCGCCGCCACGACCCTCGTGGCGGCGCTTTCGTGTGTACGGGCCACGCCATTGCCCGTGGTCGCCGCCGAGTCGGCGGAACGCCACTTGTCCAACCTCCGCCAGCTGACCAATGGCGGCGAAAACGCCGAGGCGTATTTCAGCAAGGACGGCAAGTGGATCACCTTCCAGTCCACGCGCGACGGCCGCACCTGCGACCAGCAGTACGTCATGCGCGCCGATGGTAGTGGGCTGGTTCGTGTGTCCAATGGCCTCGGCAAGACGACCTGCGGGTGGTTCTTCCCCGGCGGCGACCGGCTGTTCTTCGCGTCCTCGCACGCACACGACGCGACCTGCCCAGCGCGCCCGGATCCCTCGGCCGGTTACGTCTGGCCGCTCGACCAGTTCGACATCTACACGGTCAAGCGTGACGGCACCGACCTGCAGCGCCTGACAAACTACAATGTGTATACCGCCGAGGGGGTGCTTTCGCCGGATGGGAAGACCATCGTCTTCACGTCACTCAAGGACGGCGACCTCGAGATCTACACGATGAATGCTGACGGCACGAACGTGAAGCGACTCACGTTCACCCCCGGCTATGACGGCGGTCCGTGGTGGTCGCCGGACGGCACGAAGATCGTGTACCGCGCGCACCACCCGGCGGACTCGGCGCAGTTGGCAGCCTACCGCGGGTTGCTCGCCCGCAAGATGATCCGCCCATCGCAGGTGGAGCTGTACGTCATGAACGCCGACGGCAGCGACCAGCGCCAGGTGACGGCCCTGGGCGGCGCAAACTTCGGCCCCTCGTGGACCCCCGACGGCCAGCGCATCATCTTCTCGTCCAACCACCAAAGTCCCCGTAGCGGAAACTTCGACCTCTTCCTCGTTGATGCGAACGCCAACAAGGCCGGACCATCACAGGTCGAGCAGGTGACCTTCACCCCGGTGTTCGACGGCTTCCCGATGTTCAGCCCGGACGGCACCAGGCTCCTCTGGGCCTCCAACCGGCATAACGACAAGCCGAACGAGACCAACCTTTTCCTCGCCGACTGGAAGTAA
- a CDS encoding S41 family peptidase yields MRKAALGIIVVAPLVAGGFIAQERATQDGGRLLGQVLDLVQSRFVDSVDEAMLYEKAARGLVSQLQDPYSELLSPREMTQFNTTTGGRYGGLGMSIENQPGKGAVVARVFHNTPAEENGVTEGDVIVAIDTLGTRGWSNARVADSLRGTPNTKVTVTFARPGVNEPIKTSFTRRVIRVPAVGYAITFDGVGYLPLDNFNESSTRDIAAAIRNFQAQKVKGVILDLRGNPGGYLEQALSISNLFLPQGAEIASVRGRGAEPQVYAARERPMAPDLPIVILIDQYSASAAEIVAGALQDHDRALILGNTSFGKGLVQTVYNLDGGYALKMTTGKWFTPAGRSIQKERKLMPDGQFVEVHPDSLESDSARKARPTYKSTAGRMLYGGGAITPDLSVRPDTFTTAEQQLIRALAPKRAEYYVTLYDYGVQMKTQLKPDFQVAPAWREELYGRLKKRGVEIDRAVWDAGQRYIDRDMENRFARAAFGDSTARRRALPDDPPLQRAIAILKSGPSTKELIALAARPTTK; encoded by the coding sequence ATGAGGAAAGCCGCCCTTGGCATCATCGTCGTCGCCCCGCTGGTGGCCGGCGGCTTTATCGCCCAGGAACGGGCAACGCAGGACGGAGGACGCCTCCTCGGGCAGGTACTGGACCTGGTCCAGTCGCGCTTCGTGGACTCGGTGGACGAAGCCATGCTCTACGAGAAGGCGGCCCGGGGGCTGGTGAGCCAGCTGCAGGACCCATACTCCGAGCTGCTGAGCCCGCGGGAGATGACGCAGTTCAACACCACGACCGGCGGACGCTACGGCGGGCTTGGCATGTCGATCGAAAACCAGCCCGGCAAGGGCGCGGTCGTCGCACGGGTGTTCCACAACACGCCCGCGGAGGAAAATGGGGTCACGGAAGGTGACGTGATCGTCGCCATCGACACCCTGGGGACTCGCGGGTGGAGCAACGCACGCGTCGCCGACTCACTCCGCGGGACGCCCAACACCAAGGTGACGGTCACCTTTGCGCGCCCGGGGGTCAATGAGCCCATCAAGACGTCGTTCACACGCCGCGTCATCCGCGTGCCCGCGGTTGGATACGCCATCACCTTCGACGGCGTCGGCTACCTCCCGTTGGACAACTTCAACGAGTCGTCAACCCGCGACATCGCCGCCGCGATCCGCAACTTCCAGGCGCAGAAGGTGAAGGGAGTCATCCTGGACCTGCGGGGCAATCCGGGTGGTTACCTGGAGCAGGCGTTGTCGATCTCCAACCTCTTTCTCCCACAGGGTGCCGAGATCGCGTCGGTGCGCGGACGTGGAGCTGAGCCACAGGTGTACGCGGCGCGCGAACGGCCGATGGCGCCAGACCTCCCCATTGTCATTCTCATCGACCAATACTCCGCATCGGCCGCCGAAATCGTCGCCGGTGCGCTGCAGGACCACGATCGCGCGCTCATTCTCGGCAACACCTCGTTCGGGAAGGGGCTCGTGCAGACCGTCTATAACCTGGACGGTGGGTATGCCCTCAAGATGACCACCGGCAAGTGGTTTACGCCGGCCGGGCGCTCGATCCAGAAGGAGCGCAAGCTCATGCCCGACGGACAGTTCGTGGAGGTGCACCCCGACTCGCTGGAGTCCGATAGCGCCAGAAAGGCGCGCCCGACCTACAAGTCGACGGCTGGCCGGATGCTGTATGGCGGCGGCGCGATCACCCCGGACCTCAGCGTCCGCCCGGATACGTTCACGACCGCCGAGCAGCAGCTCATCCGTGCCCTGGCCCCCAAGCGGGCCGAGTACTACGTCACCCTGTACGATTACGGGGTGCAAATGAAGACGCAGCTCAAGCCCGACTTCCAGGTCGCTCCGGCGTGGCGCGAGGAGCTCTACGGCCGACTCAAGAAGCGCGGCGTCGAGATTGATCGCGCCGTATGGGACGCCGGCCAGCGCTACATCGATCGCGACATGGAAAACCGGTTTGCCCGCGCGGCCTTCGGCGATTCCACGGCTCGACGCCGCGCCCTCCCCGACGATCCGCCACTCCAGCGCGCCATCGCGATCCTCAAGTCAGGGCCGTCCACCAAGGAATTGATCGCGCTCGCCGCCCGACCGACCACCAAGTAA
- a CDS encoding replication initiator protein A codes for MSAVPQPERRGARTPVGNRRPPGKHIFLDRALESLPVFRLSDSAEESSILFTPPSGGRWRVLPAPGDRLPGTFDQDVYVELCRRFLDAGSPEDGVITFTLHAFLRSIGRRADGRTYEQLRAALNRLERTGLESHEAYYSAAAGHAIQGRFTVLQAVSIDRRRVADRDQLALFANVTTSEPGDARVVLSHVVRGNLASGHVTTLVASQYAALQSPVARRLYRLLEVARAEDTVTWRIGLEALAEQMPLVQRYPSHLQRVLQPAHEMLLAAGLVRDAKVHQVDKVWYVDYVLATREKANG; via the coding sequence ATGAGCGCCGTGCCACAGCCCGAGCGTCGTGGCGCCCGGACCCCGGTGGGCAACCGGCGTCCGCCAGGAAAGCACATCTTCCTCGACCGCGCCCTCGAATCGCTGCCGGTCTTCAGGCTGAGCGATTCCGCCGAGGAGTCGTCGATCCTCTTTACCCCGCCGTCGGGTGGGCGCTGGCGCGTGCTCCCCGCACCTGGCGACCGACTCCCTGGCACCTTCGACCAGGACGTGTACGTCGAATTGTGCCGTCGTTTCCTGGATGCCGGCTCCCCGGAGGATGGCGTGATCACGTTCACGCTGCACGCCTTTCTTCGGTCCATTGGCCGACGTGCCGACGGGCGCACGTATGAACAACTGCGCGCGGCGCTCAACCGGCTGGAGCGTACCGGGCTGGAGTCGCACGAGGCCTACTACAGCGCCGCCGCCGGCCATGCGATCCAGGGTCGCTTTACCGTTCTCCAGGCCGTCTCGATCGACCGCCGCCGGGTGGCCGATCGCGACCAGCTCGCCCTCTTTGCCAATGTCACCACGTCGGAGCCCGGAGATGCCCGGGTCGTCCTATCGCATGTGGTGCGCGGCAATCTCGCGTCCGGCCACGTAACGACGCTTGTCGCGTCCCAATACGCCGCGCTCCAGTCCCCGGTCGCACGGCGGTTGTACCGTCTGCTGGAGGTCGCTCGGGCCGAGGACACCGTGACCTGGCGTATCGGCCTGGAAGCCCTGGCAGAGCAGATGCCCCTCGTCCAACGCTACCCGTCCCATTTGCAGCGCGTCTTGCAGCCTGCCCACGAGATGTTGTTGGCCGCCGGGCTGGTTCGGGACGCCAAGGTGCATCAGGTGGACAAGGTCTGGTACGTAGACTACGTCCTGGCGACGCGGGAAAAAGCGAACGGATGA
- a CDS encoding SDR family NAD(P)-dependent oxidoreductase: MTGTVVITGVGRRGQLGEAVADAFAAQGARLRLVDRDAGELAARVAEQRARGVDCIGFPCDLTSATAVAAVAEQVAAEGGGIAALACLAGGFAASGPIADSALSVWERMWSLNATTAWCTTRAFLPLLREARGAITYVASAAALPGGRVADLSAYAASKAALLALMQAVAQEEKATGVRANAVAPTSIRTAANEASMGTGIAYVDREVVAGWIAHLCSPAASNMTGQVIRLA; encoded by the coding sequence ATGACCGGAACGGTCGTGATCACCGGGGTGGGACGCCGCGGCCAACTGGGAGAAGCGGTCGCCGACGCCTTCGCCGCACAGGGAGCCCGATTGCGCCTCGTCGACCGCGATGCCGGCGAGCTGGCGGCGCGGGTGGCCGAGCAGCGCGCGCGGGGCGTCGACTGCATCGGCTTCCCCTGTGACCTCACGAGCGCGACCGCGGTTGCCGCCGTCGCCGAGCAGGTCGCGGCGGAAGGAGGCGGCATTGCCGCGCTGGCGTGCCTCGCCGGTGGGTTCGCCGCCTCCGGCCCGATCGCCGACAGTGCGCTCTCCGTGTGGGAACGCATGTGGAGCCTGAACGCGACCACGGCCTGGTGCACCACGCGCGCCTTCCTGCCGCTCCTGCGCGAGGCGCGCGGCGCCATCACCTACGTCGCGTCTGCCGCTGCGCTTCCCGGTGGACGCGTCGCCGACCTCTCCGCCTACGCCGCCTCCAAGGCCGCCCTCCTCGCGTTGATGCAGGCGGTGGCCCAGGAGGAAAAGGCGACCGGGGTCCGCGCCAACGCGGTCGCGCCCACGAGCATCCGCACCGCCGCCAACGAAGCGAGCATGGGGACTGGCATCGCGTATGTGGACCGGGAAGTCGTCGCCGGCTGGATCGCACACCTCTGCAGTCCGGCCGCGTCGAACATGACCGGCCAGGTGATCCGCCTCGCATGA
- a CDS encoding response regulator, with protein sequence MPRPILIIEDEQSIRDSLTDLFDVTATTVTAVGTLDEAQSALALQPFDLIISDIRLGGKRDGGLQVMAASGLLSPDATVIALTAFPDEEVRLATLRLGATYFLEKPADLVVIAGIAAKHGVASTIHPTPTT encoded by the coding sequence GTGCCCCGTCCGATCCTGATCATCGAAGACGAGCAGTCCATTCGCGACTCGCTGACCGACTTGTTCGACGTCACTGCGACCACGGTGACCGCGGTGGGTACCCTCGACGAGGCCCAATCCGCCCTCGCGCTCCAACCCTTCGACCTGATCATCTCGGATATCCGGCTGGGCGGAAAGCGCGACGGCGGGTTGCAGGTCATGGCGGCGTCGGGCCTGCTTTCGCCAGACGCGACGGTGATCGCGCTGACCGCCTTCCCGGACGAAGAGGTGCGGCTGGCGACCCTGCGGCTCGGGGCGACGTACTTTCTGGAGAAGCCGGCTGACCTGGTGGTGATCGCCGGGATCGCGGCCAAACACGGCGTGGCGTCCACGATCCACCCGACGCCGACGACCTAG
- a CDS encoding PAS domain-containing protein, whose protein sequence is MDDFSRQVLDALPLTIYTTDLEGRITSTNRSWSRFAADNGAPELVTEQQVCGSSLWSAFAEPGYATQVRDAMAQLRTGTVQRVAWEFPCSSPTEERVFLLQVTMLRDEAHKPSGFVFSTVDITPSHKSREALINTGLALARPVDLERVFHEVGLQVQRAIPNEGFVIWVQRPGDAPVLAHSTMAAGIDPSGGTLGEAALLALTEGRVVSINLDGARITAAPMNPGGHFSGAMALYSRALTSRQDQEEGDRVLATLAAQTGAALDRVDLVHQVGHKHRLEAIGEVATGIAHELRNPLFGISAAAQLLQFRAREDAVVERIVGRILKEVERLNRMVTSLLDFGRPKRVTFKTGNPDHVWDEVLESQRPLLDARGLRLVHDRLVEPVGVHLEAEQLSQVFLNLLMNAADHAPPGTALRLRTSVQGGQWICELTNLGPAIPPDVLARVFQMFYSTKEKGTGIGLAICQRIIEEHEGTITITSNAESGTTLTVTLPVLPPGAEPG, encoded by the coding sequence ATGGACGACTTTTCTCGGCAGGTCCTCGACGCTCTCCCGCTCACGATCTACACCACGGATCTCGAGGGACGAATCACCAGCACCAACCGGAGCTGGTCGCGGTTCGCGGCGGACAATGGCGCGCCAGAGCTCGTCACCGAGCAGCAGGTCTGTGGCTCGTCGCTGTGGTCCGCGTTCGCCGAGCCGGGCTATGCGACCCAGGTCCGCGATGCCATGGCGCAGCTACGTACGGGCACCGTGCAGCGAGTGGCCTGGGAATTCCCCTGCAGTTCGCCCACCGAGGAACGCGTGTTCCTGCTGCAGGTCACCATGCTGCGAGACGAAGCCCATAAGCCCAGCGGTTTCGTCTTCTCGACGGTCGACATCACACCTAGCCACAAGTCCCGGGAGGCACTGATCAATACGGGGTTGGCGCTCGCCAGACCCGTGGATCTGGAACGTGTGTTTCACGAAGTGGGGTTGCAGGTCCAACGGGCCATTCCAAATGAAGGGTTCGTCATTTGGGTGCAGCGCCCTGGGGACGCCCCGGTCCTCGCGCACTCCACCATGGCAGCGGGGATCGACCCTTCCGGTGGCACCCTGGGCGAGGCTGCCCTGCTGGCTCTGACCGAGGGTCGGGTGGTGTCGATCAACCTGGACGGCGCGAGGATCACGGCCGCACCGATGAACCCCGGGGGCCACTTCAGCGGGGCGATGGCTCTCTACTCGCGAGCCCTGACCTCTCGGCAGGACCAGGAGGAAGGGGACCGCGTCCTGGCAACGCTCGCTGCACAAACCGGCGCCGCACTCGATCGCGTCGACCTCGTGCACCAGGTGGGCCACAAACATCGACTGGAAGCCATCGGGGAGGTCGCCACCGGCATCGCGCACGAACTGCGGAACCCGCTCTTCGGGATCTCGGCCGCCGCCCAGCTATTGCAGTTCCGGGCCCGGGAAGATGCCGTCGTCGAGCGAATTGTCGGTCGCATCCTCAAGGAAGTGGAACGGCTCAACCGCATGGTGACGTCGTTGCTCGACTTTGGCCGTCCCAAGCGCGTGACGTTCAAGACAGGCAACCCCGACCATGTCTGGGACGAGGTGCTGGAGTCACAGCGACCGCTGCTCGACGCACGCGGTCTGCGATTGGTGCACGATAGGCTGGTGGAGCCAGTCGGCGTACACCTGGAGGCCGAGCAGCTGAGCCAGGTATTCCTGAACCTCCTGATGAACGCCGCCGACCATGCCCCGCCCGGAACGGCGCTGCGCCTCCGCACCTCCGTTCAGGGCGGCCAGTGGATTTGCGAGCTGACGAACCTGGGCCCCGCCATTCCCCCCGACGTGCTGGCGAGAGTGTTCCAGATGTTCTACTCGACCAAGGAGAAGGGCACGGGGATCGGGCTCGCGATCTGTCAGCGCATCATCGAAGAACATGAGGGAACCATCACCATCACCTCGAACGCGGAGTCGGGGACAACCCTCACGGTCACCCTGCCCGTCCTCCCTCCCGGGGCGGAGCCGGGCTGA
- a CDS encoding PAS domain S-box protein: protein MSDSSSSPRAAESTPDDLSRPLGAVARAAAALAEAESLPAVLQAIANQIGSEGYALGLADPTHGALECVAATGTLTGLLGTTLDARALPGALHGAMRYPLSLHRQDVGALWRIPTHGREHVDHDALGQLVPTLALAVHAVAHRAREAMLAAAVNTMDQAVLLVSLEGQVRYANPAAVRLFGYDAAEFEGRPLETLVASASLDRRFTQSGPAPAGGVWLTEQAHRRKDGQTFPASVHVDYIRDTGDAPVGLVVVIRDLTEERRLAEHLRQSEKLAALGELVAGVAHELNNPLAGISAFAQLLLEDPLDPEQAESVRLIKREADRAVAVIRDLLFFSRKGGPAQGAVNVNEIVEHTLRLRSYSLRSNGIDVRVDLDPALPAVAGDGQRLHQVVLNLVVNAEHAMQGADTRRLVVRTERRDVHVMIVVSDTGAGIPAETQHRIFEPFFTTKPQGEGTGLGLSVSYGIVKAHGGEIIVESSPGAGTTFRVTLPMEAVAATTAA from the coding sequence GTGAGCGACTCCTCATCGTCGCCGCGCGCCGCCGAATCGACGCCGGATGACCTTTCGCGACCCCTCGGCGCGGTGGCGCGCGCCGCCGCCGCCCTCGCGGAGGCTGAGTCGTTGCCCGCCGTGCTCCAGGCGATCGCGAACCAGATCGGGTCCGAGGGCTATGCCCTGGGTCTCGCCGATCCGACGCATGGCGCACTGGAGTGCGTCGCGGCCACGGGCACGCTCACCGGCTTGCTGGGCACGACCCTCGACGCGCGCGCCCTCCCCGGGGCCCTGCATGGCGCGATGCGCTACCCGCTGTCGCTGCACCGGCAGGACGTGGGCGCCCTCTGGCGCATCCCCACCCATGGGCGTGAGCACGTCGACCACGACGCCCTGGGGCAGCTGGTGCCCACGCTCGCCCTCGCCGTGCATGCAGTGGCGCACCGGGCGCGAGAGGCGATGCTCGCCGCGGCCGTGAACACCATGGACCAAGCGGTCCTGCTGGTGTCTCTCGAGGGCCAGGTGCGCTACGCCAATCCCGCTGCCGTGCGTTTGTTCGGCTATGACGCCGCGGAGTTCGAGGGACGCCCCCTGGAAACCCTGGTCGCCAGCGCATCGTTAGACCGGCGGTTCACCCAGTCCGGGCCAGCCCCGGCCGGCGGGGTATGGCTCACGGAGCAAGCCCATCGCCGGAAGGATGGGCAGACCTTTCCCGCGTCCGTGCACGTGGACTACATCCGGGATACCGGCGATGCGCCTGTCGGCCTCGTGGTGGTCATCCGGGACCTGACCGAGGAACGTCGCCTCGCCGAACACTTGCGCCAGAGCGAAAAGCTGGCCGCGCTTGGCGAACTCGTCGCCGGAGTGGCCCACGAGCTGAACAACCCGCTCGCCGGCATTTCAGCGTTTGCCCAGTTGCTCCTCGAGGACCCCCTCGACCCGGAGCAAGCCGAGTCGGTCCGCCTCATCAAGCGCGAGGCCGACCGCGCCGTCGCCGTGATCCGCGACCTGCTCTTCTTCTCCCGAAAGGGCGGTCCGGCACAAGGCGCGGTGAACGTCAACGAGATCGTGGAGCACACGTTGCGCCTGCGCAGCTACAGCCTGCGCTCCAATGGAATCGACGTCCGGGTGGACCTGGACCCCGCACTGCCCGCCGTGGCCGGCGACGGCCAGCGCCTCCACCAGGTCGTGCTGAACCTCGTCGTCAACGCCGAACATGCCATGCAAGGGGCCGACACCCGTCGTTTGGTCGTACGGACCGAGCGACGTGACGTCCACGTGATGATCGTGGTGAGTGATACCGGCGCCGGTATCCCGGCCGAAACCCAGCACCGTATTTTCGAGCCATTCTTCACCACCAAGCCGCAGGGTGAAGGTACCGGACTCGGCCTCAGCGTCAGTTACGGCATCGTGAAAGCCCACGGCGGCGAGATTATCGTGGAGTCCAGTCCCGGTGCCGGGACGACCTTTCGTGTGACACTCCCCATGGAGGCCGTGGCCGCCACGACCGCAGCGTAG